The following proteins come from a genomic window of Gynuella sunshinyii YC6258:
- a CDS encoding carbohydrate ABC transporter permease — MEETMVNTVTETKKNNRTSKRIQFSALLASTPMMIVAVGVFVICVSYSVLLSFTRSRLFPNLKWVGLDQYERLWGTSRWIMSVENLFIYGVLFIAFCLLSGFLMAVFLDQKVRFESTFRTLFLYPYAMSLVVTGLIWQWMMEPSLGIQNVIQKLGWESFHFAPLVDPQYAIYGVLIAAVWQSSGLVMAIMLAGLRGIDEQLWKATRVDGIPPWKVYLFIILPMIRPVIVTSVVLLAVGVVRVYDLIVAQTGGGPGMATEMPAKFVIDHITQRANVGLGMAAATMMLLPVLVVIGPWIYREYVRPATRQGG; from the coding sequence ATGGAAGAAACTATGGTTAACACCGTTACCGAAACGAAAAAGAACAATCGAACCTCCAAGCGGATACAGTTTTCCGCATTACTGGCCAGTACCCCCATGATGATTGTGGCGGTCGGGGTATTTGTCATTTGCGTTAGTTATTCAGTGCTGTTGTCTTTCACCCGATCACGCCTGTTTCCCAATTTAAAGTGGGTTGGTCTTGATCAATATGAACGTCTGTGGGGAACCTCTCGCTGGATCATGTCAGTCGAAAACCTGTTTATTTATGGCGTTCTGTTTATTGCATTCTGTCTGTTATCCGGCTTTCTGATGGCGGTATTTCTGGATCAGAAAGTCCGCTTTGAAAGTACCTTTCGAACCTTATTTCTTTATCCCTACGCCATGTCTCTGGTCGTCACCGGCCTGATCTGGCAATGGATGATGGAGCCTTCTCTGGGTATTCAGAATGTGATTCAGAAACTCGGCTGGGAATCATTTCATTTTGCTCCCCTGGTCGATCCTCAGTATGCCATTTACGGGGTATTGATCGCCGCTGTCTGGCAATCTTCCGGCCTGGTCATGGCCATCATGTTGGCGGGCCTGCGGGGAATAGATGAACAACTCTGGAAGGCTACGAGAGTGGATGGCATACCTCCCTGGAAGGTTTATTTATTTATCATACTACCGATGATACGACCGGTGATCGTCACATCAGTTGTGTTGTTGGCAGTAGGTGTTGTACGTGTATATGACCTGATTGTCGCCCAGACAGGCGGCGGACCGGGTATGGCTACGGAAATGCCAGCCAAGTTTGTCATCGATCATATCACCCAACGCGCCAACGTAGGGCTGGGCATGGCCGCGGCTACCATGATGCTGTTGCCGGTATTGGTGGTGATAGGGCCATGGATCTACCGTGAATACGTCCGGCCAGCGACTCGGCAGGGAGGTTGA
- a CDS encoding ABC transporter substrate-binding protein translates to MLGKKIFALTFGVGAISISVQATELEVIHWWTSGGEQRAVSILAEEFNKLGKDRWVDTAVALGENSRSVTMQRILGGDAPGAAQFNTSRQFEELIEEDLLLDLTPVAEREGWFKSIRPQNILDPCIKDGRLYCVPVNIHSSQWLWTNKKIFSQAGVKEPKTWPEFLKVAPAIREAGYIPLAHGGQPWQDRNLFDDVMIGITDADFWYQIWRDKNASAAAGAKMTKVFETFGALRQFIDVGSPGRNWNDATNMVITGKAATQVMGDWARGEFAAAGQQADIDYGCIPGPSNRPYLTLGGDSFIFPKTSDKALEAAQFKLASMLVSPAVQAKFNNAKGSLPIRADVDMDIADACMKKGMALLNDPKSAIFPAVAYITEDTNGQIQDLVSTFWNNPDMSVADAVKTFSDIIANAD, encoded by the coding sequence ATGTTGGGTAAAAAAATCTTCGCGCTTACCTTCGGTGTGGGTGCAATCAGCATTTCAGTTCAAGCGACGGAATTAGAAGTCATTCACTGGTGGACATCGGGTGGGGAGCAACGTGCGGTCAGCATACTCGCCGAGGAGTTCAATAAGCTCGGTAAGGATCGCTGGGTCGATACCGCAGTAGCACTCGGAGAAAATTCCCGGTCTGTTACCATGCAGCGCATTCTTGGAGGAGATGCACCAGGAGCTGCCCAATTCAATACATCACGTCAGTTCGAGGAACTGATCGAAGAGGATTTATTACTTGATCTGACACCGGTCGCCGAACGCGAGGGCTGGTTTAAATCCATTCGTCCGCAGAACATATTGGATCCCTGCATCAAAGATGGCCGGCTGTATTGTGTTCCGGTCAATATTCATTCTTCCCAATGGTTGTGGACCAATAAAAAAATATTCTCTCAGGCAGGCGTTAAAGAACCGAAAACCTGGCCAGAGTTTCTGAAGGTGGCTCCAGCCATTCGAGAGGCCGGGTACATTCCCCTCGCTCATGGTGGTCAGCCCTGGCAGGATCGAAACCTGTTTGATGATGTCATGATTGGCATTACCGATGCGGACTTTTGGTATCAGATCTGGCGAGACAAGAATGCCAGTGCCGCCGCCGGCGCAAAAATGACTAAAGTCTTCGAAACGTTTGGAGCCTTACGTCAGTTTATCGATGTTGGCTCCCCTGGCCGAAACTGGAATGATGCAACCAACATGGTCATCACCGGTAAAGCGGCCACTCAGGTCATGGGAGACTGGGCACGAGGTGAATTTGCCGCAGCCGGACAACAGGCCGATATTGATTATGGTTGTATTCCTGGTCCTTCAAACCGTCCTTATCTCACGTTGGGTGGTGACTCATTTATTTTCCCCAAAACTTCTGATAAAGCGCTGGAAGCAGCACAGTTCAAACTGGCATCGATGCTGGTGAGTCCTGCGGTTCAGGCCAAGTTCAATAACGCCAAGGGCTCTCTGCCGATCCGTGCTGATGTAGACATGGATATCGCCGATGCCTGTATGAAAAAGGGAATGGCGTTATTGAATGATCCCAAATCCGCGATTTTCCCAGCAGTAGCTTATATCACTGAAGATACTAACGGACAAATACAGGACCTCGTCTCGACTTTCTGGAATAACCCTGACATGTCCGTTGCTGATGCCGTGAAGACATTCTCGGACATCATCGCCAACGCGGACTAA
- a CDS encoding LacI family DNA-binding transcriptional regulator, with protein sequence MSTIDEVANLAGVSKATVSRVLSGSTPVREKTRLQVLAAVEKLNYSPSQAARSLASNKTYTVGLVTTNINTPYYGPAASGIETALRNHDRHVIIASGQNSLEGERDAVDFLIKRQVDALVLVTNFLTEKEIARINKRCPVFVMNQHFPGDRQQNIDYDNFAGGQMAIQYLLSKGHTRIAIVSGPRWKRDADQRYLGSIQAMKEARLKVHWQVEGSFGVADGASHMKTILQLKQKPTAVFFANDMMAIGALRVCHDQGIRVPKDMAIMGYDNWEHSKNFIPSLTTIHMPLYEMAEATALLVLNRVYGTQHKPKRQFQPSLITRESA encoded by the coding sequence ATGAGTACGATTGACGAAGTCGCCAACCTCGCAGGTGTTTCCAAAGCCACCGTATCCAGGGTTTTGAGTGGTTCAACACCCGTCAGAGAAAAAACCAGACTACAGGTCCTGGCTGCCGTTGAAAAATTGAATTACAGCCCAAGCCAGGCAGCACGCTCATTAGCTTCCAACAAAACCTATACTGTTGGCCTGGTAACCACAAACATCAATACACCCTACTATGGTCCGGCTGCCAGTGGTATTGAGACGGCTCTCCGTAATCATGATCGACATGTCATCATCGCCAGTGGTCAGAATTCACTCGAAGGCGAAAGGGATGCCGTCGACTTTCTGATAAAACGACAGGTTGATGCTCTAGTGCTGGTCACGAATTTTTTAACGGAGAAAGAAATCGCCCGAATAAATAAACGTTGCCCGGTATTCGTTATGAACCAGCATTTTCCCGGTGACCGGCAACAGAATATTGATTACGACAACTTTGCAGGCGGTCAAATGGCTATTCAGTATCTGCTCTCAAAAGGGCATACGAGAATTGCAATAGTGTCCGGTCCACGATGGAAGCGCGATGCCGATCAACGCTATCTGGGCAGCATTCAGGCAATGAAGGAAGCCCGTTTAAAAGTACATTGGCAAGTCGAAGGCAGTTTCGGTGTTGCCGATGGAGCCAGTCACATGAAAACCATTCTGCAACTCAAACAAAAACCAACCGCTGTGTTTTTTGCCAATGATATGATGGCGATAGGTGCTCTACGGGTCTGTCATGATCAGGGTATACGTGTACCAAAGGACATGGCCATTATGGGCTATGACAACTGGGAACATTCAAAGAACTTTATCCCCAGCCTGACGACTATACACATGCCACTATATGAAATGGCAGAAGCAACAGCCTTATTAGTACTAAATCGGGTTTACGGTACCCAACACAAGCCCAAACGACAGTTCCAACCATCTCTGATCACTCGTGAATCGGCCTGA
- the bluB gene encoding 5,6-dimethylbenzimidazole synthase, with the protein MQFTDKDENRLMQLMLHRRDIRGNNFLSQELTEQELEKILLAATTAPSVGLSQPWKFVIIRDKQIRQMVYRNFELETHRARQKFSLEAQQQYQQLKLDGIIEAPVNIAVYYTSPENPIIGNNTIPEVGEYSVVCAIQNMWLMARAMNIGMGWVSILNPSVVDDILKAPAGHKLIAYLCIGHVKEFYDIPELEKLNWERRKSLYASIVHNQFSEDYETAHDHRQK; encoded by the coding sequence ATGCAATTTACTGATAAAGACGAAAACAGACTAATGCAGTTAATGCTGCATCGAAGGGATATCAGAGGTAATAATTTTCTTAGCCAGGAACTGACGGAACAAGAACTCGAAAAAATTTTATTAGCGGCCACAACCGCTCCATCTGTCGGATTATCACAACCCTGGAAATTTGTGATAATCCGAGACAAACAGATCAGACAGATGGTATATAGAAATTTTGAATTGGAAACCCATCGGGCCAGACAAAAATTTTCTTTGGAAGCACAGCAACAATACCAGCAGCTGAAACTGGATGGCATCATCGAAGCACCGGTCAACATCGCGGTATACTACACCTCACCGGAAAACCCCATCATTGGCAACAACACTATTCCAGAAGTTGGTGAGTACAGTGTTGTTTGCGCTATTCAAAATATGTGGCTGATGGCCAGGGCTATGAATATTGGTATGGGCTGGGTCAGCATTCTTAATCCATCCGTTGTTGATGACATCCTGAAAGCACCTGCCGGCCACAAATTGATTGCTTATCTGTGTATTGGCCATGTTAAAGAGTTTTATGATATTCCTGAATTGGAAAAATTGAACTGGGAACGAAGGAAGTCCCTTTACGCTTCAATTGTTCATAATCAATTTTCAGAGGACTACGAAACTGCACATGACCATAGGCAAAAATGA
- a CDS encoding 5'-nucleotidase codes for MAYELENRLVIGVASSAVFDLSESDEVFRQKGEEEYRKFQQEKLNDALPKGIAFPFIKRLLSLNDLCEDPEDPLVEVVLLSRNDPDTGLRVMKTIKHYGLAMTRAIFMQGRSPYEYIPALNIALFLSRNKDDVEAAIQAKYPAGLVLESHFNDDENDQTLRIAFDFDGVLAGDESESVMQSSGLQEFHEHEVRNVTQPHNPGPLKELLVRISKIQSVEEQYKKSHPEYQNRVRVSIVTARNAPSHERALMTLKSWGVMANDAFFLGGIEKGRVLGVLKPHIFFDDQSGHLRSASEVAPSVHIPFGVTNQS; via the coding sequence ATGGCATACGAACTGGAAAATCGCCTGGTAATAGGCGTTGCCTCAAGCGCGGTATTTGATTTAAGCGAATCAGATGAAGTATTCCGGCAGAAAGGCGAAGAAGAATATCGCAAGTTTCAGCAGGAAAAACTGAATGATGCTTTGCCCAAGGGCATCGCTTTTCCATTTATCAAGCGATTGCTGTCGCTGAACGACTTATGTGAGGATCCGGAAGACCCATTGGTCGAGGTGGTGCTACTGTCACGCAATGATCCTGATACCGGCTTGAGAGTGATGAAGACGATCAAGCATTACGGACTTGCAATGACGAGGGCAATCTTCATGCAGGGGCGCTCCCCTTACGAATATATTCCGGCCCTGAATATTGCATTGTTCTTATCCCGAAATAAGGACGATGTCGAAGCGGCTATTCAGGCCAAATACCCAGCTGGTCTGGTATTGGAATCTCACTTTAACGATGATGAGAATGATCAGACATTGCGGATTGCCTTTGACTTTGACGGCGTCCTGGCAGGTGATGAGTCCGAATCGGTGATGCAGTCATCAGGCTTGCAGGAATTTCATGAGCACGAGGTGCGTAATGTCACTCAACCGCACAATCCAGGTCCACTAAAAGAACTGCTGGTCAGAATTTCTAAAATTCAGTCGGTGGAAGAGCAATATAAAAAGTCACATCCGGAATATCAGAATCGTGTTCGTGTATCCATCGTCACAGCGCGTAATGCACCTTCCCATGAGCGCGCTTTGATGACCTTGAAGAGTTGGGGGGTAATGGCCAATGACGCGTTCTTTCTAGGTGGTATCGAAAAAGGCAGGGTACTGGGCGTTTTGAAACCCCATATCTTTTTTGATGATCAGTCCGGGCATCTGCGATCCGCCAGTGAAGTTGCTCCCTCGGTCCACATTCCTTTCGGGGTGACCAATCAGTCATGA
- a CDS encoding nucleotidyltransferase domain-containing protein: protein MSSDNDLKTRMRQKAVRAADMLVRRHQALLVILYGSVARGDVTENSDIDIACFCQNPQVSQDVQTFEGSRLDAWIYDVAALDPQRNDFLRMGGGEILFNDGIDGVAFLTSVQARIIQGPGELQENTRNQLIEWSTNMLQRAGGDSVEAHFRRCWLPCELLEIYFQLRAMWYLGSKQSFKWLRDHDQESFVLFQQCYRFPGDMVLIERLVTRVITIAQ from the coding sequence ATGAGTAGTGACAATGATTTGAAAACACGGATGAGGCAAAAAGCTGTTCGTGCCGCTGACATGCTGGTGCGCAGACATCAGGCGTTGCTGGTCATCTTATATGGCTCGGTGGCACGTGGTGATGTGACGGAAAACAGCGATATTGATATCGCCTGTTTCTGTCAGAATCCACAAGTATCCCAGGATGTCCAGACATTTGAAGGCAGCAGGCTGGATGCCTGGATTTATGACGTAGCTGCACTTGATCCGCAGCGTAATGATTTTTTGCGTATGGGCGGTGGAGAGATCCTGTTTAATGATGGCATTGATGGTGTCGCTTTTTTAACCAGTGTTCAGGCTCGTATTATCCAGGGGCCTGGAGAATTGCAGGAAAATACCCGTAATCAACTGATCGAATGGAGCACGAATATGCTGCAACGGGCGGGCGGAGATAGTGTGGAGGCGCACTTTCGCCGTTGCTGGTTACCTTGTGAGTTGCTGGAAATCTATTTTCAGTTACGTGCCATGTGGTATCTGGGATCAAAACAAAGTTTTAAATGGTTGCGTGATCACGATCAGGAAAGCTTCGTATTGTTCCAGCAATGTTATCGGTTTCCTGGTGACATGGTATTGATTGAGCGATTGGTGACAAGAGTTATCACAATTGCCCAATAA
- a CDS encoding sulfotransferase, whose product MKKSTLLKSITCHNEDFDRSDELANIPVKPVFIMGLHRSGTTFLYDAVAKSFPLAHLTLYHLFYYPKLLSSYHLGREQDERSYLNQCFEQLGIQNRSIDHTSINDHTVEEYGFLLRRHTRSFKLTENNVVFFKEICRKLLAVQKDTQAVLLKNPWDTGNAQWIAEQFPLARFIYISREPMAVLNSMLNALIAYLEQPQAYLEMLLSVDGSRRGYRAGYVVWWILRKLYRLVGEKTIALIARPLLARTVARQIAAYRAEIQQLSAEQAIELNYDELVKDPVATMKRLQPLLDLPLTGDLEAKIKVQQRKNLNPVLNEYQDTLDRLIAKAVQA is encoded by the coding sequence ATGAAAAAATCTACCCTATTAAAATCTATCACTTGTCATAATGAAGACTTCGATCGATCAGATGAACTGGCAAACATTCCAGTGAAACCGGTTTTTATTATGGGGCTGCATCGTTCGGGTACTACATTTCTATATGATGCAGTCGCCAAATCTTTTCCGCTGGCACATCTGACACTTTATCATTTGTTTTATTACCCCAAATTGTTAAGCAGCTATCACCTCGGGCGCGAACAGGACGAAAGGAGTTATTTAAATCAATGCTTTGAACAACTGGGTATTCAAAACCGGAGCATTGATCATACTTCCATTAACGACCATACCGTGGAGGAGTACGGTTTTTTATTAAGGCGACATACCCGCTCATTTAAACTAACAGAAAATAATGTCGTTTTTTTTAAAGAAATATGTCGCAAGTTATTAGCGGTACAAAAGGACACTCAGGCGGTACTGTTGAAGAACCCTTGGGATACCGGTAATGCCCAGTGGATTGCTGAACAGTTCCCACTTGCAAGATTCATTTATATTTCACGGGAACCGATGGCAGTACTTAACAGTATGTTGAATGCGCTGATCGCTTACCTCGAACAACCCCAGGCCTATCTCGAAATGCTGTTGAGTGTTGATGGTTCCCGTCGGGGCTACCGCGCCGGTTATGTCGTCTGGTGGATATTGCGAAAACTCTATCGGTTAGTGGGTGAAAAAACGATTGCACTGATCGCCCGGCCATTACTGGCAAGAACGGTTGCACGTCAGATTGCCGCCTACAGAGCGGAGATACAACAGTTATCAGCGGAACAGGCTATCGAATTGAATTATGACGAACTGGTTAAGGACCCGGTGGCAACGATGAAACGGTTACAGCCATTGCTTGATTTGCCATTAACGGGAGATCTGGAAGCGAAGATCAAAGTGCAACAACGGAAGAATCTAAATCCGGTACTCAATGAGTATCAGGATACTCTGGATCGTTTAATTGCCAAAGCCGTGCAGGCCTGA
- a CDS encoding non-ribosomal peptide synthetase gives MIETEGKYPKLIKNEIQPFLLPLSTPQRGQWMGQKIGPRNATYNLSEYIEIKGSIDIELFSAASRQLILEADTTRCFIVEQGDKVFQKIEQNCDNHYAFFDFSSSQDAHEAALEWMREDIHRPLDPTCDPLWFSALIKITSDRYYWYQRCHHVAFDGFSGGMLARRLAEIYSEMVAGQEVSPSPFGPLSMLVESEQEYRQSSRFQRDREYWMETLSHLPDAVSLAQRLAPSNGGLLRKTLYLSQALTEKIKEVGQQAGGSLPQTLISLVAAYYYRATGVDDLVFGMPVTARTSKALRSVPGMMANAVPIRLAMDSDITLEQLIQQVGKVMRSALRHQQYRYEDLRRDLGLMANGRQISWLGINIEPFDYDLRFGECSTSLHNMCNGAIEDLTIFVYDRNDGQGLRVDLDANPARYSESELIAHMQRLERLMLAVIKEPQQSLSKASLLSAAERHKILTDWNKSSWPVPKLSVVDLFDAQVMCSPWEVAVTTDERSLTYMQLNRLANAWARWLIKNNVRPGELVAVACNRDTNMLVALLAVLKAGAAYLPLDPDFPEERLKIILEDAQPKLLLSSEDLVNSLPKVEIPTLWLNNPGFDPSSPEYGVNPVVPSIHGDSPAYVIYTSGSTGRPKGVEIPHRAFTNFLCAMQGELKLTPDDCFLAVTTISFDIAALELFLPIVIGASVLIAERKVVRNPEALVDMVTRHGATVMQATPSLWQALLPDYSKALHGIRTLVGGEALSGPLAKMMAGLGHPVINVYGPTETTIWSTIMTLSNPADIDHPPIGRPIWNTQVYVLDHALEPVPVGVTGDLYIAGDGLALGYYRQPDLTNERFVANPFGQPGSRMYFTGDKARWRDDGVLEYQGRSDHQVKIRGFRIEIGEIETRLLACREVNRCVVVAQTAPQGNQQLVAYVVPVDEKLNTDDLRRQLLSNLPDYMIPTHFMLMEQLPLTPNGKIDRKALPLPVWHAARAYVPPRTPAEEMVASIWAETLGLEKVGIYDNFFEIGGDSISATRILNRINETMAIDVPLSAMFTSATIADLTDQLRRDDSWDPLGVVLPIKTDGTAAPLFCIHPAIGLSWAYAGMQRHLSDNIPLYGIQSQGLRHAVRLPNSIEEMAEDYLEQIRRVQPKGPYRLLGWSFGGMVAHALAQRLQTLGEEVSFLCMLDTYPYLFGPDIKKDNESMVKAALAFLGYNPSTLSEQPKDMTELAAFLVREYDIPSMPMVQEMQKNNANIIDHVLAVIQNNLDLARRFRPGYVEADLLFFVAEESMNDSMKDILDHRAEAWKSSITGELKIHSIKCMHQEIMDVEVLNEVGPIIAEYLGQ, from the coding sequence ATGATCGAAACAGAGGGCAAATACCCTAAGTTAATTAAGAACGAGATTCAGCCTTTTCTCTTGCCCTTGTCTACCCCCCAGCGTGGTCAATGGATGGGTCAGAAAATTGGTCCCAGGAATGCTACATACAATTTGTCAGAATATATTGAAATAAAAGGTAGCATCGATATTGAGTTATTTTCCGCTGCAAGCAGACAGTTGATTTTGGAAGCAGATACAACTCGTTGCTTCATCGTGGAGCAGGGAGATAAGGTCTTTCAGAAAATCGAACAAAATTGTGACAACCACTATGCATTTTTTGATTTCAGTAGTTCTCAAGATGCACATGAAGCGGCATTGGAGTGGATGCGAGAAGATATTCACCGTCCTTTGGATCCAACTTGTGATCCACTATGGTTCAGTGCGCTGATAAAAATTACTTCTGATCGCTATTATTGGTATCAAAGATGCCATCATGTTGCATTTGATGGATTCAGTGGTGGAATGTTGGCACGCAGACTTGCCGAAATATATTCGGAGATGGTTGCTGGTCAGGAAGTTTCACCAAGTCCGTTTGGACCGTTATCCATGTTGGTTGAAAGCGAACAGGAATATCGACAGTCCAGCCGTTTTCAGCGTGATCGCGAATATTGGATGGAAACCTTAAGCCATTTGCCGGATGCGGTGTCACTGGCGCAGCGTTTGGCTCCTTCCAATGGTGGATTATTAAGGAAAACCTTATATCTTTCTCAGGCATTGACTGAAAAGATAAAAGAAGTGGGCCAACAAGCAGGTGGCTCATTGCCGCAAACACTGATTTCACTGGTTGCAGCATATTACTATCGGGCAACCGGTGTTGATGACCTTGTGTTTGGTATGCCGGTCACTGCCCGTACCAGTAAAGCATTGCGCAGTGTGCCTGGAATGATGGCCAATGCAGTACCTATTCGTCTGGCCATGGATTCAGACATAACTCTCGAGCAGTTGATTCAGCAGGTTGGCAAAGTGATGCGTAGTGCCTTACGGCATCAGCAGTATCGCTACGAAGATTTGCGCAGAGACCTCGGATTGATGGCGAATGGACGGCAAATTTCCTGGTTAGGGATCAACATAGAACCGTTTGACTACGATCTGCGATTTGGGGAATGTAGCACTTCATTGCACAACATGTGCAACGGTGCCATTGAAGATCTGACGATATTTGTTTATGACCGTAATGATGGCCAGGGGCTTCGGGTGGATCTGGATGCGAACCCTGCACGTTATTCAGAATCAGAACTGATTGCACACATGCAACGGCTTGAACGGTTGATGCTGGCGGTTATTAAAGAGCCACAACAGTCATTGAGTAAAGCGAGTCTGCTGAGTGCGGCAGAGCGCCATAAAATATTAACTGACTGGAACAAATCATCCTGGCCGGTTCCTAAACTTTCTGTGGTTGATCTATTTGATGCTCAGGTCATGTGCAGCCCATGGGAAGTGGCCGTCACGACAGATGAGCGCTCACTGACCTACATGCAACTGAACCGGCTTGCTAATGCCTGGGCCCGGTGGTTGATCAAAAACAACGTTCGTCCGGGTGAGCTGGTGGCGGTTGCCTGTAATCGCGATACCAATATGCTGGTGGCATTGTTAGCTGTTCTTAAAGCAGGAGCAGCTTACTTACCACTTGATCCGGATTTCCCGGAAGAGCGATTGAAAATCATTCTGGAAGATGCCCAACCTAAACTGCTGCTAAGTAGCGAAGATCTCGTGAACAGCTTGCCGAAGGTTGAAATACCAACATTGTGGCTGAATAACCCTGGCTTCGATCCGTCCTCTCCGGAGTACGGTGTGAATCCTGTGGTTCCCTCCATTCACGGAGACAGCCCCGCATACGTCATCTATACATCCGGCTCCACCGGACGCCCGAAAGGGGTGGAAATCCCCCATCGTGCATTTACCAATTTCCTTTGTGCCATGCAGGGAGAACTGAAGCTGACGCCAGACGACTGTTTCCTGGCTGTCACCACAATTTCCTTCGACATTGCAGCATTGGAGTTGTTCCTGCCGATTGTCATCGGCGCATCTGTTTTGATTGCCGAGCGTAAAGTGGTACGGAATCCTGAGGCTCTGGTTGATATGGTGACGCGTCATGGCGCGACGGTTATGCAGGCCACACCATCATTGTGGCAGGCTCTGTTGCCGGATTACAGCAAAGCACTGCATGGCATTAGAACTCTGGTAGGCGGAGAAGCGCTGTCCGGACCGTTGGCAAAAATGATGGCCGGACTCGGGCATCCCGTTATAAATGTATATGGACCCACGGAAACTACCATCTGGTCGACTATCATGACATTGTCCAATCCGGCGGATATCGATCATCCACCGATTGGCCGGCCAATCTGGAACACCCAGGTATATGTTCTGGATCACGCTTTGGAGCCGGTACCAGTGGGCGTGACCGGAGATCTGTATATCGCTGGAGATGGCTTGGCCCTGGGGTATTACCGTCAGCCCGATCTCACCAATGAGCGATTTGTTGCCAATCCATTTGGTCAGCCGGGCAGTCGCATGTACTTCACTGGCGATAAGGCCCGCTGGCGTGATGACGGTGTGTTGGAATATCAGGGACGTAGCGACCATCAGGTTAAAATACGGGGTTTCCGCATTGAAATCGGTGAAATAGAAACCCGACTTCTGGCCTGTCGCGAAGTGAACCGTTGCGTAGTCGTTGCCCAGACGGCGCCTCAAGGCAATCAGCAGCTGGTTGCGTATGTCGTACCGGTGGATGAAAAACTGAATACCGATGACCTGCGCAGACAATTATTGTCCAACCTTCCGGATTACATGATTCCGACGCACTTTATGCTGATGGAGCAATTGCCGCTAACGCCGAACGGCAAAATTGACCGTAAGGCTTTGCCGTTACCGGTATGGCATGCCGCCCGCGCATATGTGCCACCGCGTACTCCCGCAGAGGAAATGGTTGCGTCTATCTGGGCGGAAACTCTGGGACTGGAAAAAGTCGGGATATACGATAACTTTTTTGAAATCGGCGGAGACTCCATTTCGGCCACCAGGATCCTGAATCGGATTAATGAGACCATGGCCATAGATGTGCCCTTAAGTGCCATGTTTACTTCTGCGACCATCGCAGATCTGACTGACCAATTGCGGCGCGACGATTCCTGGGATCCATTGGGAGTGGTTTTACCCATCAAAACGGATGGTACAGCAGCACCTTTGTTCTGTATCCACCCGGCCATTGGATTGTCCTGGGCGTATGCCGGTATGCAGCGGCATCTCTCAGATAACATTCCATTATATGGAATTCAGTCTCAAGGGTTGCGACACGCTGTTCGTCTGCCTAACTCCATTGAAGAAATGGCTGAGGATTATCTGGAGCAGATTCGCCGCGTTCAACCGAAAGGTCCCTATCGATTGCTGGGCTGGTCTTTCGGAGGCATGGTTGCGCACGCGCTGGCACAGCGGTTACAGACTCTGGGTGAAGAGGTTTCGTTTCTGTGCATGCTGGACACCTACCCCTATCTCTTTGGTCCTGACATTAAAAAGGACAATGAATCCATGGTGAAGGCAGCTCTGGCATTCCTTGGGTATAACCCGTCTACATTGTCGGAGCAACCGAAAGATATGACGGAACTGGCGGCATTTCTGGTGCGTGAATACGATATTCCATCTATGCCAATGGTTCAGGAAATGCAGAAAAACAATGCCAACATTATTGATCATGTGCTGGCAGTGATTCAGAATAATCTCGACTTGGCGCGTCGTTTCCGGCCGGGATATGTGGAGGCTGACCTGCTGTTCTTTGTAGCGGAAGAAAGTATGAATGACTCGATGAAAGATATTCTGGATCATCGTGCCGAAGCCTGGAAAAGTAGCATCACAGGAGAACTGAAAATACACTCCATTAAATGTATGCATCAGGAAATAATGGATGTTGAAGTGTTGAATGAAGTGGGGCCGATCATTGCCGAGTATCTCGGTCAATAA